In one window of Rhizobium sp. ACO-34A DNA:
- a CDS encoding very short patch repair endonuclease, with protein sequence MKIRDLFADVPDQRRRLMAKVKATGSKPEMLVRRATHRLGFRYRLHVRGLPGTPDLVFSRHKKAIFVHGCFWHRHTGCARATTPKAHAEYWQKKFEDNVQRDETSQAALEALGWRVLVVWECETKNLDCLSERLHTFLTG encoded by the coding sequence ATGAAAATACGCGATCTATTTGCAGATGTACCTGACCAGCGCCGTCGCTTGATGGCCAAGGTAAAGGCGACTGGCAGCAAGCCAGAGATGCTTGTGCGGCGTGCGACCCACAGGTTGGGGTTCCGATATAGGCTCCACGTCCGAGGGCTACCCGGTACACCCGACCTTGTCTTTTCGCGGCATAAGAAAGCTATTTTTGTGCATGGATGTTTCTGGCATCGACATACGGGATGTGCACGGGCGACAACGCCTAAAGCTCACGCAGAATATTGGCAGAAAAAGTTCGAAGACAATGTCCAGCGAGACGAGACCAGCCAAGCGGCACTGGAAGCGCTTGGCTGGCGGGTTCTTGTAGTCTGGGAGTGTGAGACTAAGAATCTGGATTGCTTATCGGAGCGGTTGCATACCTTCCTGACCGGATAA
- a CDS encoding MarR family transcriptional regulator: protein MTVELTATEALGLWHKVTLQQVQQDKRDLTLRQMAILLEIYLVPPPHTVRGLAATLNVTKPVITRALDTMGEMGLVDRVRDERDRRSVIVKRTVGGALFLEKYGDLIIEQGRKLGY, encoded by the coding sequence ATGACTGTTGAACTGACCGCCACGGAGGCGCTCGGCCTCTGGCACAAGGTGACGCTGCAGCAGGTGCAGCAGGACAAGCGCGACCTGACGTTGCGCCAGATGGCGATCCTTCTCGAGATTTACCTCGTGCCGCCGCCGCATACCGTGCGCGGGCTTGCCGCGACATTGAACGTCACCAAGCCGGTCATCACCCGCGCCCTCGACACCATGGGCGAGATGGGACTGGTGGATCGCGTTCGTGACGAGCGCGACCGCCGCAGCGTTATCGTCAAGCGCACCGTGGGCGGTGCATTGTTCCTCGAAAAATATGGCGACCTGATCATCGAGCAGGGCCGCAAGCTGGGCTATTGA
- a CDS encoding oxidoreductase — protein sequence MSRLDGKIAVITGGSSGIGLATARRFVDEGAYVFITGRRIAELEKARTAIGRNISIVQGDVSKIEDLDAIFAQVEAEKGVVDILVTSAGFVEHAPVATASPEHFDKTFGINARGVFFTVQKALPLMTRGGSIVLVSSGLHLKGFPSHSTYSATKAALRSFARTFAAELKDRGIRVNALSPGAVDTPIIDSQAATQQEADDLRTTYAGITPLGRIGRPEEMAAAAFFLASDESSFSTGSDLIADGGITQL from the coding sequence TTGTCCAGACTTGATGGAAAGATAGCCGTAATTACGGGCGGAAGCAGCGGGATCGGCCTTGCGACCGCCCGACGGTTTGTCGACGAAGGCGCCTACGTGTTCATCACCGGGCGGCGCATTGCAGAGCTTGAGAAGGCCAGAACGGCGATTGGGCGCAACATCTCGATAGTCCAGGGCGATGTCTCGAAGATTGAGGATCTTGACGCCATTTTTGCCCAGGTGGAGGCAGAAAAGGGCGTGGTGGATATCCTCGTGACCAGCGCAGGCTTCGTCGAACATGCGCCGGTCGCCACCGCGAGCCCGGAACATTTCGACAAGACCTTCGGGATCAACGCGCGCGGCGTGTTTTTCACCGTGCAGAAGGCTCTGCCGCTGATGACCCGCGGCGGCTCGATCGTGCTCGTATCGTCCGGATTGCATTTGAAAGGCTTCCCCTCTCATTCGACCTATTCTGCGACCAAGGCGGCGTTGCGATCGTTTGCGCGAACCTTTGCGGCCGAGCTCAAGGACCGCGGCATTCGCGTCAACGCGCTGTCGCCCGGCGCAGTCGATACGCCCATCATCGACAGTCAGGCGGCAACGCAGCAAGAGGCAGATGACCTGCGCACCACTTACGCCGGGATTACGCCTCTAGGGCGCATCGGCAGGCCCGAAGAAATGGCTGCGGCGGCCTTCTTCCTGGCATCCGACGAGAGCAGCTTTTCAACCGGTAGCGACCTTATTGCCGACGGTGGGATCACGCAGCTTTAA
- a CDS encoding peptidase P60 codes for MTKTETTLDRRLNAYRADLADATLKGQVEAACFVEGTPARLAVPVAALRPRPDLAAGIDTELLLGEDVIVFDRAGGFAWVKAKADGYVGYLPETALSGAEAAPTHHVVVPRTFVYPGPDLRFPVSSALSMGSRVTVVGEAETRGTRYHLLTDGRAIVASHCLPVGSWPDDDYVAVAARFLETPYLWGGRSGFGIDCSGLVQLSLQMTGRSAPRDSDMQAAGLGAVISRDELRRGDLVFWKGHAGIMEDERTLLHANGHTMTVAREDFEAAVKRIGWLYELPTGYRRPVI; via the coding sequence ATGACCAAGACCGAAACCACCCTCGACCGCAGGCTCAACGCCTACCGCGCCGATCTGGCGGATGCGACGCTCAAAGGGCAGGTGGAAGCGGCCTGTTTCGTCGAGGGGACACCGGCAAGGCTTGCCGTTCCCGTCGCGGCCCTGCGGCCGAGGCCGGATCTCGCCGCCGGTATCGACACCGAACTGCTCCTCGGCGAAGACGTCATTGTGTTCGACAGGGCCGGCGGCTTCGCCTGGGTGAAGGCGAAGGCGGATGGTTATGTCGGTTACCTGCCGGAGACGGCGCTTTCCGGCGCTGAAGCCGCCCCCACCCATCACGTCGTTGTGCCGCGCACCTTCGTCTATCCGGGGCCGGACCTGCGTTTCCCCGTGTCATCGGCTCTTTCCATGGGCAGCCGTGTTACAGTCGTCGGCGAGGCCGAAACGCGGGGCACGCGCTATCATCTCCTGACGGACGGCCGCGCCATCGTCGCGAGCCATTGTCTGCCTGTCGGCTCGTGGCCTGATGATGATTACGTCGCCGTTGCCGCCCGCTTCCTGGAAACGCCCTATCTCTGGGGCGGACGTTCGGGTTTCGGTATCGATTGCTCGGGCCTTGTGCAGCTTTCCCTGCAAATGACCGGAAGAAGCGCGCCACGCGATTCCGACATGCAGGCAGCCGGTCTCGGCGCGGTCATTTCGCGCGACGAGCTTCGCCGCGGCGATCTGGTCTTCTGGAAGGGGCATGCCGGCATCATGGAGGATGAAAGAACGCTCCTTCATGCCAACGGCCACACCATGACCGTGGCGCGCGAGGATTTTGAAGCCGCCGTCAAACGCATCGGCTGGCTCTATGAGCTGCCGACCGGCTACCGCCGCCCGGTTATCTGA